In a genomic window of Xylophilus rhododendri:
- a CDS encoding TRAP transporter small permease, with the protein MISRLKTFVFTTLTLVLLLCVFGQVLLRYLTDAPIAWTEELSRYTFIWLVMLGAAEGSYRAGHFAIDLVTRRLEGRAARGYRAFLAGLEGVAYAVLAYSGAVLLPIVAGQTSITLGVPLTVAYAAIPVGFALMALVSWVRCARYFTARATAGFTEELAS; encoded by the coding sequence GTGATATCCAGACTCAAGACCTTCGTCTTCACCACCCTGACGCTGGTGCTGCTGCTGTGCGTGTTCGGCCAGGTGCTGCTGCGCTACCTCACCGACGCGCCCATCGCCTGGACCGAGGAACTCTCGCGCTACACCTTCATCTGGCTGGTGATGCTGGGTGCGGCAGAGGGCTCCTACCGCGCCGGCCATTTCGCCATCGACCTGGTCACGCGCCGACTCGAAGGACGCGCGGCCCGCGGCTACCGCGCCTTCCTGGCCGGGCTCGAAGGCGTGGCCTACGCCGTGCTGGCCTATTCGGGCGCCGTGCTGCTGCCCATCGTGGCCGGACAGACCTCGATCACCCTCGGCGTGCCCTTGACCGTGGCCTATGCCGCGATACCCGTCGGCTTCGCGCTGATGGCGCTGGTCTCCTGGGTGCGCTGCGCCCGCTATTTCACCGCCCGTGCTACGGCCGGCTTCACCGAGGAACTCGCATCATGA